One genomic region from Salvia hispanica cultivar TCC Black 2014 chromosome 2, UniMelb_Shisp_WGS_1.0, whole genome shotgun sequence encodes:
- the LOC125205165 gene encoding uncharacterized protein LOC125205165, which translates to MDLWVVAAAAGVGCIAKNLPNFSADKKESPRGPSLKYVQTESRNLLQQLRDKTCPLRRLAQQRGQDDSLFDLENHSDVNGDYHPEKSGILEDYNLSAGVVGLGENQQLEGQNMKLGKAKLARNRRCRIRPLLTSLGACVDNMEQHSSCLHPPPMPPVRPVLVTDAMWGKNSCPSQSDACLDETGREIKASPSPFKQFEELKKPSKGSSRSSHSQGAEALLLFITGMTVGIVGATTSWKNEVDGLGRKLKQMHGLVQDLQEELDLNEMVTVKELDSEGNLPPGEVEDSPLSTVEPVPSPSLVNASGTKASDDNKAENLELLSRIEAELQAELEVLELNMNVSDQDGISSVVEHDPDFEPEIVRAELMPAMVDDATESESRTTDTTADCSKPANYSVSPWELSLRLHELIESRLETRIKDLEIALAQSQNRVRIQHSIVSGRRYSYSETESSSAHHSPTCICDEHAMREDEPSENDGESGSKSIDQGRRSANGIQNGNCDSMKDMPQIWDNKQTFMSLHTNEDSMSEDEGSDESEMLLIKQILERRKSGSGFNFKF; encoded by the exons ATGGATTTATGGGTTGTTGCAGCAGCTGCTGGAGTTGGATGCATAGCGAAGAACTTGCCGAATTTCTCAGCCGACAAGAAAGAAAGTCCACGTGGACCTTCTCTCAAATATGTTCAGACAGAATCAAGAAATTTATTGCAGCAATTGAGAGATAAGACATGCCCATTGCGTAGATTAGCCCAGCAAAGAGGCCAAGATGATTCACTTTTTGATTTGGAAAATCATTCAGATGTTAATGGTGACTATCATCCAGAGAAAAGTGGGATTCTTGAGGATTATAATCTGTCAGCAGGAGTTGTTGGTTTAGGAGAAAATCAGCAGCTAGAAGGTCAAAACATGAAATTGGGGAAGGCCAAATTGGCAAGAAACAGAAGATGTCGGATTAGGCCATTGTTAACCTCTTTAGGGGCTTGTGTGGATAATATGGAACAGCACAGTTCATGTCTGCATCCCCCACCCATGCCTCCAGTCAGACCAGTGTTGGTTACTGATGCAATGTGGGGCAAAAACTCGTGTCCTAGCCAGTCCGATGCCTGTCTGGATGAAACGGGAAGGGAGATCAAGGCGTCACCTTCTCCCTTTAAACAGTTTGAGGAGCTCAAGAAGCCGAGCAAGGGCTCTAGCAGATCATCGCATTCACAAG GAGCTGAGGCGTTGCTTCTTTTCATTACTGGGATGACTGTTGGGATAGTGGGTGCAACCACTTCTTGGAAGAATGAGGTAGATGGGTTGGGCAGGAAGCTAAAGCAGATGCATGGTTTGGTACAAGACTTGCAGGAAGAGCTCGACCTGAACGAAATGGTGACGGTGAAGGAACTAGACAGCGAGGGCAATCTACCTCCCGGAGAAGTAGAAGATTCGCCTCTCTCGACTGTAGAGCCGGTCCCGTCTCCTTCCCTTGTAAATGCCAGTGGGACGAAAGCAAGTGATGATAACAAGGCAGAGAACCTAGAGCTGTTGAGCAGAATTGAGGCAGAGCTTCAAGCAGAACTGGAGGTGCTGGAACTGAACATGAATGTATCTGATCAAGATGGAATATCTAGTGTTGTTGAG CACGATCCAGATTTCGAACCAGAAATCGTTCGAGCCGAGCTGATGCCAGCAATGGTGGACGATGCAACAGAATCAGAAAGCAGAACAACAGATACGACAGCAGATTGCTCCAAACCTGCAAATTACTCTGTTTCTCCATGGGAGCTGAGCTTGCGGCTCCATGAGCTGATAGAGTCGAGGCTTGAGACGCGCATCAAGGACCTAGAGATTGCGCTTGCCCAGAGCCAAAACAGAGTTAGAATACAGCACAGTATCGTCTCCGGGAGGAGATATTCTTACAGCGAAACAGAGTCCTCATCTGCTCACCATAGTCCTACCTGCATATGTGATGAACACGCCATGAGAGAAGACGAACCATCAGAGAACGACGGGGAATCTGGCAGCAAGAGCATTGACCAGGGACGTCGCTCTGCCAACGGAATACAGAATGGGAACTGTGACTCCATGAAAGATATGCCCCAGATTTGGGATAATAAGCAAACATTTATGAGCCTCCACACTAATGAGGATTCCATGAGTGAAGATGAAGGCAGTGATGAGTCAGAGATGCTACTAATAAAGCAGATACTAGAGAGAAGGAAATCAGGCTctggttttaattttaaattttga
- the LOC125205167 gene encoding magnesium transporter MRS2-5-like isoform X2, whose amino-acid sequence MAQPGAPSFGADPESFVSSLNPSSYYVNGIGRHNACGPGFPGLKKRTHNLGNRSWILIDTKGNLEVVELDKSTVMRRCSLPSRDLRLLDPLFIYPSSILGREKAIVVSLEQIRCIITADEVILKNSVEESVQQYKYELCKRLEVSKDNYDDLPFEFRALEVALEHTCMSLDAQVKDLELDIYPVLDELASSISTLNLERVRRFKGSLLALTQRVQKVCDEIEHLMNDDGDMAEMYLTEKKERRDILTDSDTGNPINISEDVNFGSKSAPVSPVASSSGVLRLQRAFSTMSTSKHGSFLSSSSAAENIDQLEMLLEAYFVGIDNTLNKLLSLKEYIDDTEDLINIKLGNVQNQLIKFELLLTAATFVTTMFAVVTAVFGMNFKDTVFDEPSTFNWVGLW is encoded by the exons ATGGCTCAACCCGGAGCTCCATCTTTCGGTGCTGATCCTGAATCTTTCGTATCTTCTCTGAACCCTTCGAGCTATTATGTTAATGGTATTGGGAGGCACAATGCATGTGGGCCTGGATTTCCAGGCTTAAAGAAGAGAACTCATAATCTTGGAAATCGGTCTTGGATATTGATTGATACCAAAGGGAACTTGGAAGTTGTGGAACTGGATAAGTCTACTGTCATGAGGCGTTGTTCGTTACCTTCCAGAGATCTCAGACTTCTGGATCCTTTGTTTATCTATCCCTCCTCGATATTAGGTCGTGAGAAGGCTATTGTTGTGAGTCTCGAACAGATTAGGTGCATAATCACAGCTGATGAGGTTATATTGAAGAACTCTGTAGAAGAGTCCGTGCAACAGTACAAATATGAGTTGTGCAAGCGTCTAGAGGTATCCAAGGATAATTATG ACGATCTACCTTTCGAGTTCAGGGCTTTGGAGGTTGCTTTGGAACATACATGTATGTCACTTGATGCTCAG GTTAAAGATTTAGAGTTGGACATATATCCCGTGCTTGATGAATTGGCCTCATCCATAAGCACCCTCAATCTAGAGCGTGTACGTAGATTCAAAGGGAGCCTTCTGGCCTTAACTCAGCGAGTGCAAAAG GTTTGTGATGAAATAGAACATCTGATGAACGATGATGGTGACATGGCGGAGATGTATCTAActgagaagaaagaaagaagggATATACTTACCGACAGTGATACAGGCAATCCAATCAATATCTCAGAAGATGTAAATTTTGGATCCAAATCTGCTCCTGTTTCCCCGGTGGCATCATCTAGCGGAGTTCTCAGATTGCAGAGAGCTTTCAGCACTATGAGTACCAGCAAACACGGAAGCTTCTTGAGCTCATCTTCTGCTGCAGAAAACATCGATCAGCTTGAGATGTTACTCGAGGCATACTTTGTTGGCATAGACAACACACTCAACAAGTTGCTATCG CTAAAAGAGTATATTGATGATACTGAGGATTTAATCAACATAAAGCTG GGAAATGTCCAGAATCAGCTGATTAAATTCGAGTTGCTTCTCACAGCTGCTACCTTCGTGACTACCATGTTTGCCGTCGTGACTGCAGTTTTTGGAATGAATTTCAAAGACACCGTGTTCGACGAGCCCTCTACATTTAATTGG GTAGGACTATGGTGA
- the LOC125205167 gene encoding magnesium transporter MRS2-5-like isoform X1, which translates to MAQPGAPSFGADPESFVSSLNPSSYYVNGIGRHNACGPGFPGLKKRTHNLGNRSWILIDTKGNLEVVELDKSTVMRRCSLPSRDLRLLDPLFIYPSSILGREKAIVVSLEQIRCIITADEVILKNSVEESVQQYKYELCKRLEVSKDNYDDLPFEFRALEVALEHTCMSLDAQVKDLELDIYPVLDELASSISTLNLERVRRFKGSLLALTQRVQKVCDEIEHLMNDDGDMAEMYLTEKKERRDILTDSDTGNPINISEDVNFGSKSAPVSPVASSSGVLRLQRAFSTMSTSKHGSFLSSSSAAENIDQLEMLLEAYFVGIDNTLNKLLSLKEYIDDTEDLINIKLGNVQNQLIKFELLLTAATFVTTMFAVVTAVFGMNFKDTVFDEPSTFNWVLIISGVCCVVVYGLFLIYFRHKKVIP; encoded by the exons ATGGCTCAACCCGGAGCTCCATCTTTCGGTGCTGATCCTGAATCTTTCGTATCTTCTCTGAACCCTTCGAGCTATTATGTTAATGGTATTGGGAGGCACAATGCATGTGGGCCTGGATTTCCAGGCTTAAAGAAGAGAACTCATAATCTTGGAAATCGGTCTTGGATATTGATTGATACCAAAGGGAACTTGGAAGTTGTGGAACTGGATAAGTCTACTGTCATGAGGCGTTGTTCGTTACCTTCCAGAGATCTCAGACTTCTGGATCCTTTGTTTATCTATCCCTCCTCGATATTAGGTCGTGAGAAGGCTATTGTTGTGAGTCTCGAACAGATTAGGTGCATAATCACAGCTGATGAGGTTATATTGAAGAACTCTGTAGAAGAGTCCGTGCAACAGTACAAATATGAGTTGTGCAAGCGTCTAGAGGTATCCAAGGATAATTATG ACGATCTACCTTTCGAGTTCAGGGCTTTGGAGGTTGCTTTGGAACATACATGTATGTCACTTGATGCTCAG GTTAAAGATTTAGAGTTGGACATATATCCCGTGCTTGATGAATTGGCCTCATCCATAAGCACCCTCAATCTAGAGCGTGTACGTAGATTCAAAGGGAGCCTTCTGGCCTTAACTCAGCGAGTGCAAAAG GTTTGTGATGAAATAGAACATCTGATGAACGATGATGGTGACATGGCGGAGATGTATCTAActgagaagaaagaaagaagggATATACTTACCGACAGTGATACAGGCAATCCAATCAATATCTCAGAAGATGTAAATTTTGGATCCAAATCTGCTCCTGTTTCCCCGGTGGCATCATCTAGCGGAGTTCTCAGATTGCAGAGAGCTTTCAGCACTATGAGTACCAGCAAACACGGAAGCTTCTTGAGCTCATCTTCTGCTGCAGAAAACATCGATCAGCTTGAGATGTTACTCGAGGCATACTTTGTTGGCATAGACAACACACTCAACAAGTTGCTATCG CTAAAAGAGTATATTGATGATACTGAGGATTTAATCAACATAAAGCTG GGAAATGTCCAGAATCAGCTGATTAAATTCGAGTTGCTTCTCACAGCTGCTACCTTCGTGACTACCATGTTTGCCGTCGTGACTGCAGTTTTTGGAATGAATTTCAAAGACACCGTGTTCGACGAGCCCTCTACATTTAATTGGGTACTCATAATTTCTGGAGTCTGTTGTGTAGTGGTGTACGGTCTCTTTTTGATCTATTTCAGGCACAAAAAAGTCATCCCTTAG
- the LOC125208247 gene encoding probable LRR receptor-like serine/threonine-protein kinase RPK1, producing MVMKVSLLSAAVDLLFLCILSSVSAQSSDERMALLGLKRSFSDPHGILHSWNASSSDHCSWFGVSCSSDFRVTRLEIRGNFYGSHPCSIESELALHGFRITRNCSGWSVASGTLGGRLSAVIGKLTELRVLSLRYNGIGGEVPSEIWGLTNLQVLDLEGNDCIGRFSDFEFFGLRDLRVLNLAYNGVFGRFPPSLSECRGLRILNLAGNEIMGVIPDFLAGFGKLRVINLSFNRLVGYISSTLGYDCANLEHLDLSHNFLKGKIPRALEKCGRLRTILLSSNALRGAIPAELGKLRNLEVLNVARNGLSGPLPANLGNCTRLSALVLTGHFNALRVKSHPRGRAPHRSSDAALGHDNDYNSFKGTIPEDITTLPKLEILWAPDAGFEGHFPRNWGRCKSMMAVNLARNQFTGAILGLSTNCTNLQYLNLSSNRLTGRLDENLQSSCITKLDLSGNLLSGPIPSLNCHHRTSIYDSYVPYSPFLALEVPVTDNDLRHEIQKELLKQIQAPPPKEAGLNLKGNDHQRNLIVASVVSGFVAVAMILIARICYSRRKKPVTTTASEIPASTEPEKVILFSDVGVDLTFDDIVEATDNFNIRKCIGSGGFGKTYRAQLASGRNVAVKRLTAERHQGAGQFHAEVSTLSQIRHPNLITLLGYYACGDEMMLIYNYLPGGNLDQFIKDRTRRTFDYATLHKIALHIASALCYLHDQCIPRILHRDIKPSNILLDGNCNAYLADFGLSKILEGPESHAMTRVAGTYGYISPEYALTGVVSDRADVFSYGVVLLELMSEKRVLDPSFYLHRNGFNIVSWACMLLEKGQVKEVFVDGLWDAGPHDKLVKLLHVAVMCTIESVTERPAIRQVVQQLQQIEPCSDSVVQ from the coding sequence ATGGTGATGAAGGTTTCTCTGCTTTCTGCTGCAGTTGATCTGCTTTTTCTGTGCATTCTGTCGTCTGTTTCTGCACAATCCTCTGATGAAAGAATGGCACTTCTTGGATTGAAGAGATCCTTTTCTGATCCTCATGGGATTCTTCACAGCTGGAATGCCAGCAGCTCCGACCACTGCTCGTGGTTCGGAGTTTCCTGCAGTTCCGATTTCAGAGTTACGAGGCTGGAAATCAGAGGTAATTTCTATGGCTCTCATCCTTGCTCTATCGAGTCGGAATTGGCGTTGCATGGTTTTAGAATCACGAGAAACTGCTCGGGTTGGTCTGTGGCTAGTGGGACTCTAGGGGGAAGATTATCGGCTGTTATAGGAAAGTTGACCGAACTTAGGGTTCTATCGCTTCGTTATAATGGAATTGGTGGTGAGGTTCCTTCTGAGATATGGGGATTGACAAATCTTCAAGTGCTTGATCTTGAAGGGAATGACTGTATTGGTCGTTTCTCGGATTTTGAATTCTTCGGTTTGAGGGATTTAAGGGTTCTTAATCTTGCGTATAACGGGGTTTTTGGGAGGTTTCCACCTTCTCTGTCGGAATGTAGGGGATTACGGATTTTGAATTTAGCGGGAAATGAAATCATGGGCGTCATCCCCGATTTTCTCGCGGGGTTTGGGAAGTTGAGAGTTATAAATTTGTCGTTTAACCGGTTGGTTGGCTACATTTCAAGTACTCTTGGATATGATTGTGCGAATCTCGAGCATTTGGATTTGTCGCATAACTTCCTAAAAGGGAAAATTCCGCGAGCTTTAGAGAAGTGCGGCCGGTTGAGGACAATTTTGCTATCGTCGAACGCACTACGTGGCGCTATCCCTGCTGAGCTTGGGAAGCTTCGAAATCTTGAAGTTTTAAACGTGGCAAGAAATGGATTAAGTGGGCCTCTCCCTGCGAATCTTGGGAATTGTACTCGTTTGTCGGCTCTTGTCCTCACGGGTCACTTCAATGCTCTCCGCGTGAAGAGCCATCCACGTGGCAGAGCGCCTCATAGATCTTCCGATGCAGCTTTGGGTCATGATAATGATTATAACTCCTTCAAAGGTACCATTCCTGAAGATATAACAACACTTCCAAAACTCGAGATTTTGTGGGCTCCGGACGCAGGCTTTGAAGGCCACTTTCCGAGAAATTGGGGCCGTTGTAAGAGCATGATGGCAGTAAACCTAGCTCGGAACCAGTTTACAGGTGCTATTCTTGGACTATCTACAAATTGCACTAATCTTCAATACCTCAACTTGAGCTCTAACAGGCTGACTGGGAGATTGGATGAAAATCTTCAGTCATCGTGTATAACGAAGCTCGATTTGAGTGGGAATCTGCTATCGGGTCCAATCCCGAGTTTGAACTGCCATCATCGGACCTCCATCTATGATTCATATGTTCCTTACTCGCCCTTCTTGGCTCTCGAGGTCCCGGTTACAGACAATGATCTTCGCCACGAGATACAAAAAGAATTACTGAAACAGATTCAAGCGCCTCCTCCTAAAGAGGCAGGACTCAATTTGAAGGGCAATGATCATCAACGTAACTTAATCGTGGCATCCGTGGTATCTGGATTCGTTGCAGTGGCTATGATTTTGATAGCTCGGATCTGTTATAGCAGAAGGAAGAAACCGGTGACAACGACAGCGTCTGAGATTCCAGCCTCGACTGAGCCAGAGAAAGTCATCCTCTTCAGTGACGTTGGCGTGGATCTGACCTTTGACGACATAGTCGAGGCAACGGATAATTTCAACATAAGAAAATGCATTGGAAGCGGCGGATTTGGCAAGACCTACCGCGCACAATTAGCTTCGGGGAGAAATGTGGCGGTGAAGAGGCTGACTGCAGAGAGGCACCAAGGCGCGGGGCAGTTCCACGCCGAGGTGAGCACGTTAAGCCAAATTCGGCACCCGAATCTCATCACGCTCTTGGGATATTACGCGTGTGGAGATGAGATGATGTTGATATATAACTATCTGCCCGGAGGGAATCTCGACCAGTTCATCAAGGATCGCACGAGGAGAACCTTCGACTACGCGACGCTGCACAAGATTGCACTCCACATTGCCTCCGCGCTCTGCTACCTGCACGACCAGTGCATCCCGCGCATCCTGCACCGAGATATCAAGCCTAGCAACATCCTGTTGGATGGCAACTGCAACGCATATCTGGCGGACTTTGGACTGAGCAAGATACTCGAGGGCCCGGAGAGCCATGCCATGACGCGCGTGGCTGGGACCTATGGGTACATATCTCCGGAGTATGCGCTGACAGGGGTGGTCTCGGACAGGGCGGACGTGTTCAGCTATGGCGTGGTGCTTCTGGAGCTCATGTCGGAGAAGCGGGTGCTCGACCCCTCGTTCTACTTGCACAGAAACGGATTCAACATCGTGTCATGGGCGTGTATGCTGCTCGAGAAGGGCCAGGTGAAGGAGGTGTTTGTGGACGGCCTGTGGGACGCGGGACCACACGACAAACTGGTGAAATTGCTGCACGTGGCCGTGATGTGCACCATCGAGTCTGTTACGGAGCGGCCGGCAATTAGGCAGGTGGTGCAACAGTTGCAGCAGATTGAGCCTTGTAGTGATTCAGTTGTGCAATAA
- the LOC125206023 gene encoding ninja-family protein AFP2 produces MEMEWSTMPTTTELHMGDKNDTKKSIAKALEMENLTLDISSNSFSRDLLQRFMGSGSGGGGARDEEEEEDDDENEIELNLGLSMGGRFGVDKSPKKLVRSSSIASCLPVVRDDNDAAATAYRGLARTASLPVETEEEWRKRKELQTLRRMEAKRRRSEKQRSLRSEREGGSGNLSLSLEEKKEIEMNLRARLDREKSLTGLKRSGSSLASQLGLSSWAARSGADAAALGKGKGSYGGSGGGGSQGSVESKGGSSSSISDLETKNSQGSSGKLSPGSIQSAAGSHDIGSSAAKSRETTSKGDMESPSKRSDASRARGRGVGAEDMPCVFTKGDGPNGRRVDGILYKYGKGEDVRIMCICHGSFHSPAEFIVHAGGTDTENPLKHIVVNPNASSLV; encoded by the exons ATGGAAATGGAGTGGTCGACTATGCCTACTACAACTGAGCTACATATGGGGGATAAAAACGACACCAAAAAAAGCATTGCCAAAGCATTGGAAATGGAGAATCTCACCCTCGATATTTCGTCCAATAGCTTTTCTAGAGATTTGTTGCAGAGGTTCATGggcagcggcagcggcggcggcggcgccagagatgaagaagaagaagaagatgacgACGAAAacgagattgagttgaatctCGGGTTGTCAATGGGGGGCAGATTCGGTGTGGATAAGAGTCCAAAGAAGCTGGTGCGATCTTCCTCGATAGCGAGCTGTTTGCCGGTGGTGAGGGACGATAATGacgcggcggcgacggcgtaCAGAGGGCTCGCGAGGACGGCTTCGCTGCCGGTGGAGACGGAGGAGGAgtggaggaagaggaaggagCTGCAGACGCTGAGGAGAATGGAGGCCAAGCGGAGGAGGTCGGAGAAACAGAGGAGTCTGAGGAGTGAGAGAGAAGGCGGGAGTGGGAATTTGAGCTTGAGTTTGGAGGAGAAGAAGGAAATTGAGATGAATCTGAGAGCGAGGTTGGATAGGGAGAAGTCTTTGACTGGTTTGAAGAGGTCGGGATCGTCGTTGGCTTCGCAATTAGGGCTTTCTTCGTGGGCCGCCCGGAGTGGGGCTGATGCGGCGGCACTGGGAAAAGGAAAGGGTAGTTacggcggcagcggcggtgGTGGTTCACAGGGCTCGGTGGAATCTAAAGGGGGCAGCTCTTCTAGCATTTCAGATTTGGAGACTAAAAATTCACAAG GATCAAGTGGTAAGTTGAGCCCAGGCAGCATCCAATCCGCTGCGGGCAGTCATGACATCGGCTCGTCTGCAGCAAAATCACGAGAAACCACGAGCAAAGGCGACATGGAGAGTCCATCCAAGAGATCCGATGCCTCAAGAGCCCGGGGCAGGGGAGTCGGGGCAGAGGACATGCCCTGCGTGTTTACAAAGGGAGACGGGCCTAACGGGAGGAGGGTCGACGGGATCCTGTACAAATACGGTAAGGGTGAGGATGTTAGAATAATGTGTATATGCCACGGAAGCTTCCACTCTCCGGCAGAGTTCATTGTGCATGCGGGTGGCACCGACACAGAAAACCCGCTGAAGCACATCGTCGTAAACCCTAATGCTTCTTCGTTGGTGTAA
- the LOC125208187 gene encoding nuclear transport factor 2-like: MEDKQHPSPADVADAFVKQFYVILNQCPENLHKFYQESSLQGWAEADGSLRPVTTLSGISERVMSSNYKYCSVEAKSTDAQESMGGGIIVAVTGCLTRKDNNVKCNFSQTFFLAKQEKGFFVLNDILRLSDVSESATKAAATTDSALCNISDGNTALNFKAAIQNKKVEEASDLPVSPKKLANGTAVAPSTPSIIPSGEKKAASLPKGATPLSVDAPATNEKVSSAVKPATTEKIPSVVTHAVNVAPKITYASVLAKEIPAISPRVAAATPHISKQAVASPTAKPSSPRDVISQKASAPPSGGVSSSSKVAPKSPSGGQRIPSTSAYPEAKGIYIGGLPYDITKEGIVDVVKQFGQVNTSSDTVQIRRHEDGFCCGFVEFETADSARRAVEAHHVMFGLKEAYIMYKKPYNRGNNIRARSPRRQGPRNVNSSVAGNGDWINYNQRPRQASRDRQH; this comes from the exons ATGGAAGATAAACAACATCCCAGtcctgctgacgtggcagatGCCTTCGTGAAGCAATTTTATGTGATACTCAATCAATGTCCTGAGAATCTCCATAAGTTCTACCAAGAGTCGAGCCTGCAAGGCTGGGCTGAGGCGGACGGTTCTCTGAGGCCTGTGACAACCTTAAGT GGAATAAGTGAAAGGGTCATGTCTTCCAATTACAAGTATTGCTCGGTGGAGGCCAAAAGTACAGATGCACAAGAATCTATGGGGGGAGGGATCATTGTTGCTGTAACTGGTTGCTTGACCAGAAAGGATAATAATGTGAAATGCAATTTTAGTCAGACTTTTTTCTTGGCAAAACAGGAAAAAGGATTCTTCGTCTTGAACGATATTCTTCGGCTTTCTGATGTGTCTGAGTCAGCAACTAAGGCTGCTGCGACTACGGATTCTG CTTTGTGCAACATTTCTGATGGCAATACAGCCTTAAACTTCAAAGCAGCGATTCAGAATAAGAAAGTTGAGGAAGCATCAGATCTTCCTGTCTCACCGAAAAAGCTTGCAAATGGTACTGCTGTTGCTCCTTCGACACCTTCTATTATTCCTTCAGGTGAAAAAAAAGCTGCTTCACTGCCAAAAGGTGCAACACCACTGTCAGTTGATGCACCTGCTACAAATGAAAAAGTGAGCTCAGCTGTCAAACCGGCTACAACTGAGAAAATTCCCTCAGTTGTCACACATGCTGTAAATGTAGCCCCGAAAATCACTTATGCTTCTGTG CTTGCAAAGGAGATTCCGGCTATTTCTCCTAGAGTCGCCGCAGCTACTCCACATATTAGCAAACAAGCAGTGGCATCGCCAACGGCTAAACCATCATCTCCTCGTGATGTCATTTCACAGAAGGCATCAGCACCTCCTAGTGGCGGCGTGTCTTCCTCAAGCAAAGTCGCACCTAAGTCTCCAAGTGGTGGCCAACGCATACCTAGTACTAGTGCCTATCCAGAAG CTAAAGGTATATATATTGGTGGATTACCTTATGACATTACGAAAGAGGGAATTGTTGACGTTGTTAAACAATTCGGGCAAGTTAACACATCTTCGGACACTGTTCAGATCAGAAGACACGAG GATGGTTTCTGCTGCGGATTCGTGGAATTTGAGACTGCAGATTCTGCACGTCGTGCAGTGGAG GCACATCATGTGATGTTCGGGCTTAAGGAGGCCTATATCATGTACAAGAAACCTTATAATCGAG GTAACAACATTAGAGCGAGGTCACCAAGGAGGCAAGGGCCGCGCAATGTCAATTCCAGTGTAGCAGGGAACGGAGATTGGATTAACTACAATCAGCGGCCGAGGCAGGCCAGTCGAGATCGCCAGCATTGA